One genomic segment of Bdellovibrio bacteriovorus includes these proteins:
- a CDS encoding DUF475 domain-containing protein, producing the protein MKYFTGSFAFTILGLIASYFVGHYYGGTVGAGLSALFIAFILAILEISLSFDNAIVNAVVLKEMTPVWRHRFLTWGMLIAVFGMRLVFPLLIVTFMAHVSPWEALVMAATRPDDYAQLMLGAHLEVAAFGGAFLLMVALKYFYDESKDLHWIPVIEKPTAYLGSKVEAIEVALSLIILAIISQFLPDDESLRFIKAGMAGLITYVIVDGIGSWLEASDDQMKDVHKASAGMFLYLEVLDASFSFDGVVGAFAITHNLFIIMIGLSIGAFFVRSLTIMFVEKEALTKFAFLEHGAFYAIGLLAMIMLSDPFLHIPEWITGLSGGVIIVTSFIWSLKKNEKQLKAH; encoded by the coding sequence ATGAAATACTTCACAGGCTCCTTTGCATTTACGATTCTGGGACTTATTGCGTCCTATTTTGTTGGTCATTATTACGGTGGAACGGTGGGCGCAGGTTTAAGCGCTCTGTTCATCGCTTTCATTTTGGCTATTCTTGAAATCTCTCTTTCTTTCGATAACGCGATTGTTAACGCCGTCGTCCTTAAAGAAATGACTCCGGTATGGCGTCATCGCTTTTTGACGTGGGGGATGTTGATTGCTGTTTTCGGTATGCGTTTGGTGTTCCCACTTTTGATCGTGACCTTCATGGCGCACGTCAGCCCTTGGGAAGCCTTGGTCATGGCGGCAACAAGACCCGATGATTACGCTCAATTGATGTTAGGGGCGCATTTGGAAGTGGCAGCCTTTGGTGGCGCTTTCCTTTTAATGGTGGCATTGAAGTACTTCTATGATGAAAGCAAAGACTTGCACTGGATCCCAGTGATTGAAAAGCCGACAGCTTATTTGGGGAGTAAAGTCGAAGCGATTGAAGTGGCGTTAAGTCTTATCATCTTGGCGATCATTTCTCAGTTCCTTCCTGATGATGAATCTTTGCGCTTTATCAAAGCCGGCATGGCGGGTCTTATCACTTACGTGATCGTGGATGGTATTGGTTCCTGGCTTGAAGCTTCAGACGATCAAATGAAGGACGTGCATAAGGCAAGTGCCGGTATGTTCTTGTACCTGGAAGTTCTAGATGCCTCTTTCAGTTTTGACGGTGTTGTCGGTGCCTTCGCGATCACGCACAATCTTTTCATTATCATGATTGGTTTAAGTATCGGTGCTTTCTTCGTACGTAGCTTGACGATCATGTTCGTAGAAAAAGAAGCATTAACGAAGTTTGCATTCTTAGAGCATGGCGCCTTTTACGCGATTGGTTTATTAGCCATGATCATGTTGTCAGATCCGTTCCTGCACATTCCAGAGTGGATCACAGGACTGAGCGGTGGAGTCATCATCGTGACTTCATTCATCTGGTCTTTAAAGAAAAACGAAAAACAGCTTAAAGCTCACTAG
- a CDS encoding Maf family protein, which produces MAEKQLILASTSKYRQELLSRLAYKFTATAPLIDEEKEKDPSLSPQHLAEKLAMLKAGSLKGAGRVVIGGDQLVAFEGRILGKSHTPEKAVEQLYSMQGKTHELITAICVFDDDKMIPYTDITRMHMKKLSREQIERYVQLDMPTDCAGSYKIEKHGIMLFDKIESQDFTAIQGLPLIALSKILENLGL; this is translated from the coding sequence ATGGCAGAAAAACAATTGATCCTCGCAAGTACATCGAAATACCGCCAAGAGCTGCTTTCTCGTTTGGCTTACAAATTCACCGCCACCGCCCCTTTGATTGATGAAGAAAAAGAGAAGGATCCTAGCCTTTCTCCTCAACATCTTGCAGAAAAGTTGGCGATGTTGAAAGCCGGCAGCCTGAAAGGGGCCGGCCGCGTTGTGATCGGCGGCGACCAACTGGTGGCCTTTGAAGGTCGGATTCTTGGCAAGTCGCACACGCCCGAAAAAGCCGTTGAACAGCTTTATTCCATGCAGGGAAAGACGCATGAGTTGATCACAGCGATCTGCGTGTTTGATGATGACAAGATGATTCCCTATACTGACATCACGCGCATGCATATGAAAAAACTTTCGCGCGAACAGATCGAGCGCTATGTCCAACTGGATATGCCGACGGATTGCGCTGGCAGTTATAAGATTGAAAAACACGGCATCATGCTTTTTGATAAAATTGAAAGCCAGGATTTCACCGCCATTCAAGGTTTACCCTTGATCGCACTCAGCAAAATATTAGAGAATTTAGGACTATGA
- a CDS encoding SurA N-terminal domain-containing protein, with product MSENMADKMKRKLSGKSVTAIILFGAIILVFVFFGLPGPMGAGVGSVARVNNSLISVADFQQEENRIQQYYQNLFGSQMDFSSQRQLLRQQALENLVRMELVSQAAQKNGILTTDAEVANFIVKDIPFFQQNGQFQREFYSRYLESTRSTPGDFENKVRKDIANVRTRQMFELAAKPTAVELKKIQELKSQKINVLFARVDSEAATKALSKEKADAAVKALDEALAKGDEAAVNAQLKELKATWEETGFVELSAETFPKITSSVATEAVFELKKTEPLLKRLVRDGNAKYVLKLKETKVEQVSALEPMAPEMLQKRRGDGMFEAWVNQFRSKSHVTMNTQALQLN from the coding sequence ATGAGCGAAAATATGGCTGATAAAATGAAGAGAAAACTCTCTGGTAAGAGTGTGACAGCTATCATTCTCTTCGGCGCGATCATTCTGGTATTCGTGTTTTTCGGATTGCCGGGCCCTATGGGCGCAGGTGTCGGATCAGTAGCGCGTGTGAACAACAGCCTGATCTCTGTTGCTGACTTCCAGCAAGAGGAAAACCGCATTCAGCAGTACTACCAAAACCTCTTCGGCAGTCAGATGGATTTTAGCTCTCAGCGTCAACTGCTTCGTCAGCAAGCTTTGGAAAACCTAGTGCGCATGGAGCTTGTGTCTCAAGCTGCACAGAAAAATGGCATTCTGACAACAGACGCGGAAGTAGCGAACTTCATCGTGAAGGATATTCCATTCTTCCAACAAAATGGTCAGTTCCAACGTGAATTCTACAGCCGTTACCTTGAGTCCACTCGTTCGACTCCGGGCGATTTCGAAAACAAAGTGCGTAAAGATATCGCAAACGTGCGCACGCGTCAGATGTTTGAGTTGGCTGCAAAACCAACCGCTGTAGAACTTAAAAAGATCCAAGAGTTGAAATCTCAAAAAATCAATGTCTTGTTTGCTCGCGTAGATTCTGAGGCGGCGACAAAAGCTCTTTCTAAAGAAAAAGCTGATGCAGCCGTAAAAGCCTTGGACGAAGCCTTGGCGAAAGGCGACGAAGCGGCAGTGAATGCGCAACTTAAAGAGTTGAAAGCGACTTGGGAAGAAACAGGATTTGTTGAACTCAGTGCTGAAACCTTCCCAAAAATCACAAGCTCTGTAGCGACAGAGGCCGTTTTTGAACTTAAGAAGACAGAGCCTTTGTTGAAACGCCTGGTTCGTGATGGCAACGCGAAGTACGTATTGAAACTAAAAGAGACAAAAGTAGAACAAGTTTCTGCCCTTGAGCCAATGGCTCCAGAAATGCTGCAAAAACGCCGCGGTGACGGTATGTTTGAAGCCTGGGTGAACCAATTCCGTTCTAAGTCTCACGTGACTATGAACACACAAGCTTTGCAGTTGAACTAA
- a CDS encoding FAD-binding oxidoreductase, whose amino-acid sequence MSSARKVYHMRVTEIIDHTPTVRELVLKTEEPGEFTFKAGQFVMLNVPQGEAKPILRAYSIASDDRIKNGFRLLFKFVENGVASTFVWALKGGELINFTGPFGKVFFQEPPTEQIVFLNTGTGLSQHICYLLSKKEQYPNLRYRMLFGVRSEKDMYYQKEVEALMKELPDFKFEFVLSRPSEEWKGKKGYVQNFISEFDYKNIPTTFYLCGNGGMIKEVKHQLLEVDGFDKTRIWSEAFD is encoded by the coding sequence ATGTCTTCCGCTCGCAAAGTCTATCACATGAGAGTCACAGAAATTATCGATCACACTCCGACCGTGCGAGAACTGGTGCTAAAAACCGAGGAACCGGGGGAATTCACCTTTAAAGCGGGTCAATTCGTGATGCTAAATGTGCCGCAAGGGGAAGCAAAACCGATTTTAAGAGCTTATTCCATCGCCTCTGACGACAGAATCAAGAACGGTTTCCGTTTGCTTTTCAAGTTCGTCGAAAATGGCGTGGCCTCGACATTTGTATGGGCTCTTAAAGGTGGTGAGCTCATCAACTTCACGGGTCCTTTCGGAAAAGTCTTCTTCCAAGAGCCGCCGACAGAGCAAATCGTGTTCTTGAATACGGGCACAGGACTTTCTCAGCATATCTGCTATTTGCTTTCTAAAAAAGAACAGTATCCAAATCTTCGCTATCGCATGCTCTTTGGGGTGCGCTCTGAAAAGGATATGTACTACCAAAAAGAAGTCGAAGCTTTGATGAAAGAGCTTCCTGATTTCAAATTTGAATTTGTCTTAAGCCGCCCTAGCGAAGAATGGAAAGGCAAAAAAGGTTACGTGCAGAACTTCATTTCAGAGTTTGATTATAAAAACATTCCAACGACGTTCTATCTGTGTGGTAACGGCGGAATGATCAAGGAAGTGAAACATCAACTTCTTGAGGTCGACGGCTTCGATAAAACTCGCATCTGGTCCGAAGCGTTTGACTAA
- a CDS encoding cytidine deaminase: MTEIQKKLFDAACDAQKRAHAPYSSAFIGAAVLMADGSIYSGCNVENASFGGTVCAERVAIFKAVSEGAPKQVKEVLVVSDAEKPWPPCGFCRQVIAEFATEQTLIHTANLQGKMKTFAFPEIFPEAFTPKHLD; the protein is encoded by the coding sequence ATGACAGAGATTCAAAAAAAACTTTTCGACGCCGCTTGTGATGCTCAAAAAAGAGCTCACGCCCCTTACTCTAGCGCCTTTATCGGTGCCGCTGTTTTAATGGCAGATGGCTCTATTTATTCTGGATGCAATGTTGAAAACGCTTCTTTCGGTGGAACTGTGTGCGCTGAGCGCGTGGCCATTTTTAAAGCTGTCAGCGAAGGCGCTCCGAAACAAGTGAAAGAAGTTTTGGTCGTCAGCGACGCTGAAAAGCCGTGGCCTCCGTGTGGATTCTGCCGTCAAGTCATCGCCGAATTCGCCACAGAACAAACCCTGATTCACACCGCGAACCTTCAAGGAAAAATGAAGACCTTCGCCTTCCCAGAAATCTTCCCAGAGGCCTTCACGCCAAAACACCTCGACTAG
- a CDS encoding endonuclease/exonuclease/phosphatase family protein: MTLSKMLTLGLLVLGAQSARAEMYFSADPNPPRFCLQNFNAYGPIYASKVEERTERMTGFLQSIPKCDVVHLQEVWNEGHIQQIENNLHRQYEISAPNKKSRIGLMSLFMADVKGSQTEDFQVNNEGGVLDSVRVAFNVKKAYHVVRAGFFGIDEDFFFLNTHLHPTSPAVRLTQILDILRWRLKHQNEKLVLSGDFNADIDSVERKFLMLTLGAHDSMEEYFGGAYPKSFCTYCTGNPLGWMLSDHTFDYIFFSNVGNSGTTLKALEGEVNMRGTPRKPWSDHFGVRVKFSVEPTTSVVEASDIERRRTEALETLAVASYILQQEDAKEFEGYAQMINELSTQLKNRQGTFNTYFEKFR, encoded by the coding sequence ATGACTCTTTCAAAGATGTTAACTCTGGGTTTGCTTGTTTTAGGTGCTCAAAGTGCGCGTGCGGAAATGTACTTTTCTGCCGATCCGAATCCTCCGCGATTCTGCCTGCAAAACTTCAATGCTTACGGTCCGATCTATGCTTCCAAGGTCGAAGAGCGCACGGAACGCATGACAGGCTTTCTTCAATCCATCCCTAAATGTGACGTGGTTCATTTACAAGAAGTTTGGAATGAAGGCCATATTCAACAAATCGAAAACAATTTGCATCGCCAATACGAAATCAGCGCTCCCAACAAAAAATCCCGCATCGGTTTGATGTCGCTTTTCATGGCGGACGTCAAGGGGAGTCAGACTGAAGACTTCCAAGTCAATAATGAGGGCGGCGTTCTGGATTCAGTGCGTGTCGCCTTTAATGTCAAAAAAGCCTATCACGTCGTTCGTGCCGGATTTTTCGGTATCGATGAAGATTTCTTTTTCTTAAACACACATCTTCATCCTACCTCTCCTGCCGTGCGCCTGACGCAAATCCTAGATATCTTGCGTTGGAGATTAAAACACCAAAATGAAAAGTTAGTTTTATCTGGTGATTTCAATGCCGACATCGATAGCGTCGAAAGAAAATTCCTGATGCTAACATTGGGTGCTCATGACTCTATGGAAGAATATTTCGGCGGAGCGTATCCAAAATCCTTCTGCACCTACTGCACCGGAAACCCCTTGGGCTGGATGCTGAGCGATCACACATTTGATTATATCTTTTTTTCCAACGTCGGAAATTCAGGAACGACTTTAAAAGCTCTTGAGGGCGAAGTGAACATGCGCGGGACTCCACGCAAACCATGGTCCGACCACTTCGGTGTTCGCGTGAAGTTTTCCGTCGAACCAACGACGTCTGTGGTTGAAGCAAGCGACATCGAAAGACGCCGCACCGAAGCCCTAGAAACTTTGGCCGTAGCGAGCTACATCCTTCAACAAGAAGACGCCAAAGAATTCGAAGGCTACGCCCAAATGATCAACGAACTTTCAACCCAACTAAAAAACCGCCAAGGCACATTCAACACCTACTTCGAAAAATTCCGATAG
- a CDS encoding Fur family transcriptional regulator, which produces MGKDAVPFLPRQHDEDIVVHTEQFDEPELKRIIRALNLKVTTQRMAILKALHDGRRHVTAQELYEKLNKDHPDIGFATVYRFLRTLTEGSFVTEVRMGGLPARYELTPKGHHDHLTCVKCGKICEFENKAIEGLQEKVAHQFGFKLTHHILELYGVCPSCQTKV; this is translated from the coding sequence ATGGGTAAAGACGCAGTTCCCTTTCTTCCAAGACAACATGACGAAGACATCGTAGTTCATACGGAACAATTTGATGAGCCCGAGCTCAAACGTATTATCCGTGCCTTGAATCTAAAAGTAACAACTCAACGTATGGCGATTCTTAAAGCTTTGCACGATGGACGTCGCCACGTGACGGCTCAAGAGCTTTACGAAAAGCTCAATAAAGATCATCCAGATATTGGTTTTGCGACAGTGTATCGCTTCCTTCGCACTCTGACAGAGGGTAGTTTCGTGACGGAAGTGCGTATGGGCGGATTGCCAGCGCGCTACGAACTGACTCCCAAAGGTCACCATGACCACTTAACATGCGTGAAGTGCGGAAAGATCTGCGAGTTTGAAAACAAAGCGATCGAAGGCCTTCAAGAAAAAGTCGCGCATCAGTTCGGCTTTAAGCTGACTCACCATATCCTAGAGTTATACGGCGTCTGCCCCTCTTGCCAAACGAAGGTGTAA
- a CDS encoding DMT family transporter, with the protein MTKNRAALELIFAGVLWGFGFIATVWALRAFTPTETLVFRFIIAAIVGEILYLLAKGPNFTTIREELFRALPAGLLLGGMLLLQTIGLKYTTATKSGFLTSLYVIIVPLLNAWFFKAPSTLKNYLIVGLALAGTFILVDANLSGINVGDLWTIGCSVFAAFHIIYIGKISNRVGNAFRFNNFQSFWCLLALMPLYITQERSPMPEDWTPWLGVLCLGLGSSIIAFYLQVRTQRVLSDSTASMLFLLESPFAAVFGFLILNERLSLFQTLGAITIMIASVLQIWLDPSNKEAAVSENKKGSV; encoded by the coding sequence TTGACTAAAAATCGCGCGGCGCTTGAGCTGATTTTTGCCGGAGTCCTTTGGGGCTTCGGCTTTATCGCCACCGTATGGGCGTTGCGGGCCTTTACGCCCACTGAAACCCTGGTTTTTCGTTTTATCATCGCCGCGATCGTCGGTGAAATTCTTTATCTGCTTGCGAAGGGACCAAACTTCACGACTATTCGTGAAGAACTCTTTCGCGCCCTGCCCGCCGGACTTCTTTTAGGCGGAATGCTCTTACTGCAAACCATCGGTCTGAAATACACAACCGCGACGAAGAGTGGATTTTTAACCAGTCTTTACGTCATCATCGTGCCTTTGCTGAATGCTTGGTTCTTCAAAGCGCCTTCGACATTGAAAAACTATTTGATCGTGGGCTTGGCCTTGGCAGGCACTTTTATTTTGGTGGACGCGAATCTTTCCGGCATCAATGTCGGTGATTTGTGGACCATTGGCTGCTCGGTGTTTGCCGCTTTTCACATTATTTACATCGGGAAGATTTCAAACCGTGTTGGAAATGCCTTTCGCTTTAATAACTTCCAATCGTTTTGGTGTCTATTAGCTTTAATGCCTTTGTATATCACTCAAGAGCGAAGCCCGATGCCTGAAGATTGGACTCCGTGGCTGGGTGTTCTTTGTCTGGGATTGGGTTCCAGTATTATCGCGTTTTATTTGCAGGTGCGAACTCAAAGAGTGCTTTCGGATTCCACGGCCAGCATGCTTTTTCTTTTAGAATCCCCGTTTGCAGCGGTCTTCGGTTTCTTGATTCTCAACGAAAGACTTTCATTGTTTCAAACCCTTGGAGCGATCACGATCATGATTGCTTCTGTGTTGCAGATCTGGCTTGATCCTTCCAATAAAGAAGCCGCCGTTTCAGAAAATAAAAAAGGCTCTGTTTAA
- the uvrA gene encoding excinuclease ABC subunit UvrA has protein sequence MSHAEEDGIIVKGAKEHNLKNVSVTIPRNKITVFTGLSGSGKSSLAFDTVYAEGQRRYVESLSAYARNFLEQLKKPEVDSISGLSPAIAIDQKSVSTNPRSTVGTVTEIYDYLRLLYAKVGIPECPIHHIPVSSQTPQQIIEDVMKKSMGTKFYVLAPMASGKKGEFLAEFQRWAKKGFVKAKVDGKMIDLDKATKLAKTKTHDIDLVVDQLILKDTLKLRLAESINTSLGMANGRVIIETLDGERTAYSLHSACPQCGYSFPEIEPRIFSFNNPRGACETCNGLGTLDLEEEEQFSDSEVGGKKLDKVVYKYKGKKTSDEDDEEGEEMVLNACPDCKGTRLKQEALNIRVGEKTIAELADLSSVELREWISKIKWKSKDQLIAEKIVKQIVSRLDYLVRVGTSYLSLSRPARTLSGGEAQRIRLATQVGSSLIGVLYVMDEPSIGLHPRDHHRLLDIIGELKDRGNTILLVEHDEDTIRYADFVVDLGPRAGVLGGQMMAQGTPQELEKNPNSLTGKYLKGDVRIPIPKERRKGNGDFLKITGATGNNLRNVDLSIPLGTFTAVTGVSGSGKSTLIIDTLYKILAQHFYKALAQPSPYKKIEGLDKIDKVIDINQRPIGRTPRSTPATYVGLFPMIRDLFANLPDSKLRGYEPGRFSFNVKGGRCETCMGHGQIRVEMHFLSDVFVTCDTCQGRRYNRETLNIKYKNKSIADVLEMSVAEALEFFRNHTQIYRKLETLHRVGLDYMTLGQSSTTLSGGEAQRVKLSKELSRRGTGKTLYILDEPTTGLHFDDVRKLVELIQELADAGNTVLVIEHNMEVVKTADHVIDLGPDGGKGGGLIVATGTPEQVAKVSGSETGKFLKPVLK, from the coding sequence ATGTCGCATGCTGAAGAAGACGGAATCATAGTAAAAGGCGCCAAGGAACATAACCTCAAGAATGTCAGTGTGACTATTCCCCGAAATAAGATCACTGTCTTCACGGGCCTCAGTGGCAGTGGAAAGTCGTCCCTGGCTTTTGACACGGTCTACGCTGAAGGACAGCGCCGTTATGTGGAAAGTCTTTCGGCCTATGCGCGAAACTTCCTTGAACAGTTAAAAAAACCCGAAGTGGACTCTATCTCGGGATTGTCTCCCGCTATTGCTATCGATCAAAAATCCGTCAGCACAAATCCTCGATCGACTGTTGGAACCGTGACAGAGATTTACGACTATCTTCGTTTGCTTTATGCAAAAGTAGGTATTCCTGAATGTCCTATTCATCATATTCCGGTCAGCAGCCAAACGCCGCAGCAGATTATTGAAGACGTGATGAAAAAGAGCATGGGCACAAAGTTCTATGTTCTAGCTCCCATGGCCTCTGGAAAAAAAGGGGAGTTCTTAGCCGAGTTCCAACGTTGGGCAAAAAAAGGTTTCGTGAAAGCCAAGGTCGATGGAAAGATGATCGACCTTGATAAAGCCACGAAATTAGCGAAAACCAAAACCCATGATATTGATTTGGTGGTCGATCAGTTGATCTTGAAAGACACCCTGAAGCTTCGTTTAGCTGAAAGTATCAATACGTCACTGGGCATGGCCAATGGCCGCGTGATTATTGAAACTTTAGATGGAGAGCGCACAGCGTATTCCTTGCACTCGGCCTGTCCTCAGTGTGGATACAGCTTCCCGGAAATTGAACCGCGTATTTTCAGCTTCAACAATCCTCGCGGAGCCTGTGAGACTTGCAACGGCTTAGGCACTTTGGATTTGGAAGAAGAAGAACAGTTTTCTGATTCTGAGGTCGGTGGCAAGAAGCTTGATAAGGTCGTTTATAAATACAAAGGTAAAAAGACTTCTGACGAGGATGATGAAGAAGGCGAAGAAATGGTTTTGAATGCGTGCCCTGATTGCAAGGGAACGCGTTTAAAGCAAGAGGCGCTTAACATCCGGGTCGGTGAAAAAACTATCGCAGAACTTGCCGATTTAAGCTCGGTGGAATTGCGCGAGTGGATTTCTAAAATCAAATGGAAATCCAAAGATCAATTGATCGCCGAAAAAATCGTAAAACAAATCGTGTCGCGCTTAGATTATCTTGTGCGAGTGGGAACGTCTTATCTTTCCTTAAGTCGACCGGCGCGAACTTTGTCGGGCGGGGAAGCACAGCGTATTCGTCTAGCGACTCAAGTGGGCTCTTCATTGATCGGTGTCTTGTACGTGATGGACGAACCGAGTATCGGTCTTCATCCGCGGGACCACCATCGTTTATTAGATATTATCGGCGAACTTAAAGATCGTGGAAATACAATCTTACTGGTTGAGCATGACGAAGACACCATCCGCTATGCTGACTTCGTTGTCGATCTAGGGCCTCGTGCGGGAGTTTTGGGCGGTCAGATGATGGCGCAAGGGACTCCGCAAGAGTTGGAAAAAAATCCGAACTCTTTAACGGGTAAATACCTTAAAGGAGATGTGCGCATCCCCATTCCTAAAGAGCGCCGTAAAGGGAATGGTGATTTTTTAAAAATCACGGGCGCTACAGGGAATAATCTTCGCAACGTGGATCTTTCCATTCCTTTGGGAACTTTCACGGCGGTCACCGGAGTTTCTGGATCAGGCAAAAGTACTTTGATCATCGACACTCTTTATAAAATTTTAGCGCAGCACTTTTATAAAGCGTTGGCGCAACCGTCGCCGTATAAAAAAATCGAAGGTTTAGATAAAATTGATAAAGTCATTGATATCAATCAACGTCCGATTGGTCGAACGCCTCGTTCAACACCAGCGACGTACGTCGGTTTATTCCCGATGATTCGCGATCTGTTTGCCAATCTTCCTGATTCTAAGTTGCGCGGGTATGAACCGGGCCGCTTTAGTTTTAACGTGAAGGGTGGACGTTGCGAAACCTGTATGGGTCATGGGCAAATCCGTGTCGAGATGCACTTCCTAAGTGATGTGTTCGTGACCTGTGATACGTGCCAAGGACGCCGTTACAACCGCGAGACTTTGAATATTAAATATAAAAACAAATCCATCGCCGACGTTTTGGAAATGAGTGTGGCCGAAGCTTTAGAGTTTTTCCGCAACCACACGCAAATCTATCGCAAGCTAGAAACCTTGCATCGCGTAGGTTTGGATTACATGACCTTAGGACAAAGCTCGACGACTCTTTCTGGCGGTGAAGCGCAACGTGTGAAGCTGTCAAAAGAGCTTTCTCGTCGCGGGACAGGAAAGACACTGTATATTCTAGATGAGCCTACGACAGGTCTTCACTTCGACGATGTTCGTAAGCTTGTTGAATTGATTCAAGAGCTGGCGGATGCTGGCAATACGGTGCTGGTCATCGAACACAATATGGAAGTCGTTAAAACGGCCGATCACGTGATTGATTTGGGACCGGATGGTGGTAAAGGCGGCGGTTTGATTGTCGCGACCGGGACACCTGAACAGGTTGCCAAAGTTTCTGGCAGCGAGACCGGGAAATTCCTAAAACCGGTTCTTAAATAA
- the folE2 gene encoding GTP cyclohydrolase FolE2: protein MTKKTLPDVAKETHAEKYAPIDWVGMGSIELPLLLRQSDGVYRIPARVDAKVSLDKTPSRGIHMSRLYLITQETLSKNEMSLGLLGQTTDEFLRTHEDLSTQALVQVQFEAPLVRKALKSANQAWRSYPVILSSFNKEGVKNYFVEVVVTYSSTCPASAALSRQLIQDSFKQQFEERSLDFDVVHSWLGTPQGIVATPHAQRSFARVKAEVGPNFNYGDLIDVVEEALQTAVQGAVKREDEQEFALRNGQNLMFCEDAARRVKEALDAKAEILDYVAEFSHVESLHPHNAVSHISKGKNLRTF from the coding sequence ATGACTAAAAAAACTCTGCCCGATGTGGCTAAAGAAACTCACGCTGAAAAATACGCTCCGATTGACTGGGTAGGAATGGGCTCGATTGAATTGCCTTTATTGCTTCGTCAATCTGATGGCGTGTATCGCATTCCGGCTCGTGTGGATGCAAAAGTCAGCTTAGATAAAACTCCTTCACGTGGCATTCACATGTCGCGTTTGTATCTTATCACTCAAGAAACTTTGTCGAAGAATGAAATGTCCTTAGGCCTCTTAGGTCAGACGACGGATGAGTTCCTGCGTACGCACGAAGATCTTTCGACCCAAGCTTTAGTGCAAGTGCAGTTTGAAGCGCCTTTGGTACGTAAAGCTTTGAAGAGCGCGAACCAAGCTTGGCGCTCTTACCCAGTGATTCTTTCTTCTTTCAATAAAGAGGGCGTAAAGAATTATTTCGTCGAAGTGGTGGTGACTTATTCAAGCACTTGTCCTGCTTCGGCTGCTTTGTCTCGTCAATTAATCCAAGATAGTTTCAAGCAACAATTTGAAGAGCGCTCTTTGGATTTCGATGTTGTTCATTCGTGGTTGGGCACTCCGCAAGGGATTGTCGCAACTCCGCATGCACAACGAAGTTTTGCCAGAGTGAAAGCTGAAGTGGGGCCGAACTTTAACTACGGCGATTTAATCGACGTAGTGGAAGAGGCTTTGCAAACAGCCGTGCAAGGTGCGGTGAAAAGGGAAGACGAGCAAGAGTTCGCTCTTCGCAATGGCCAAAACCTGATGTTCTGTGAAGATGCGGCTCGCCGGGTGAAAGAAGCTTTGGATGCCAAAGCGGAAATCCTGGATTACGTGGCTGAGTTCAGTCACGTCGAAAGCCTGCATCCACATAACGCCGTTTCTCATATATCTAAAGGCAAAAATCTTCGTACTTTCTAG